In Molothrus aeneus isolate 106 chromosome 25, BPBGC_Maene_1.0, whole genome shotgun sequence, one DNA window encodes the following:
- the FADS6 gene encoding fatty acid desaturase 6, whose translation MPLEDGDPLSPGGRQVNGEVSGVPPLPGMGEPSLRGTTAPGGSRTDVMAEGWELGPALGDGDVTPGGAPQRAQQPEEALMTELSELVQKVVKSSSWWERHGTDISILACSFLLLPAGFLCLRSAQAIPFLAGVLTLGVVHHTLTVKGSHLASHNALTESKSWSKVWAIFFIELCSAFTVEQATYNHVKIHHGYTNVIGLGDSSTWKLPFLNRYVYMFIAPLAVPILTPLVALDLLRNVEWKAALRTLCCMFLGFYCHYWLLLHVSGFQSPWSALLCMLVTRSLLAHPYIHVNIFQHIGLPMFAADRKPKRIHLMSLGVLNLPRNPLLDWSFGHSLISCHVEHHLFPSLSDNMCLKIKPIVSQYLKQKKLPYNEDTYSSRLWLFLQRYEELMVHAPPITELVGIQ comes from the exons ATGCCGCTGGAGGATGGGGACCCGCTGAGCCCGGGGGGGCGGCAGGTCAACGGAGAAGTCAGCGGTGTCCCCCCGCTCCCGGGGATGGGGGAGCCCTCGCTCCGGGGCACGACGGCgcctggtggcagcaggacagacgtgatggcagagggctgggagctggggccaGCACTGGGTGATGGGGATGTGACCCCCGGGGGAGCCCCACAGCGAGCACAGCAGCCCGAGGAAGCCCTGATGACCGAGCTTTCGGAGCTGGTGCAGAAGGTGgtgaagagcagcagctggtgggaaCGGCACGGCACGGACATCAGCATCCTTGcctgcagcttcctcctgctcccagcag GGTTCCTGTGCCTGCGGTCGGCCCAGGCCATCCCTTTCCTGGCGGGTGTCCTCACCCTTGGCGTGGTGCATCACACCCTGACCGTCAAGGGCAGCCACCTGGCCAGCCACAATGCCTTGACTGAGTCCAAGTCCTGGAGCAAAGTGTGGGCTATCTTCTTCATTGAG ctctgctccgcTTTCACAGTTGAGCAGGCCACCTACAACCATGTGAAGATCCACCATGGCTACACCAACGTCATTGGCCTGGGGGACTCCAGCACGTGGAAACTTCCTTTCCTGAACCGCTACGTTTACATGTTCATCGCTCCTCTCGCAGTGCCCATCCTAACCCCTCTGGTTGCACTTG ATTTACTGAGGAACGTGGAGTGGAAGGCAGCTCTCCGGACCCTCTGCTGCATGTTTCTGGGGTTTTACTGCCATTACTGGCTCCTGCTCCACGTCTCGGGCTTCCAGTCGCCGTggtctgccctgctctgcatgcTGGTCACCCGCTCCCTCCTGGCCCATCCCTACATCCATGTCAACATCTTCCAG cacaTTGGCCTCCCCATGTTCGCCGCCGACCGCAAACCCAAGCGGATCCACCTCATGAGCCTGGGTGTCCTCAACCTGCCCCGCAACCCCCTCCTGGACTGGTCCTTCGGCCACTCGCTCATCAGCTGCCACGTGGAGCATCACCTCTTCCCCAGCCTCTCTGACAACATGTGCCTGAAG ATCAAACCCATCGTCTCCCAGTACCTGAAGCAGAAGAAGCTGCCCTACAACGAGGACACCtacagctccaggctctggctCTTCCTCCAGAGATACGAGGAGCTGATGGTCCATGCTCCCCCCATAACGGAGCTGGTGGGCATCCAGTGA